TCGCCGTCCGGCAGGAGTAGGATCGGGCCAACCGAAGCCTTTCCGAGCTCGAGATGCGCGACCTGATCCTCGTCACGGACGACGACCGCCTGCAACGTGCCCTCCTGCGCGACGTGCTGGAGGACGCCGGCTATCAGGTCGAGACCTGCGCGAACGGGAGCGAATGCCTGGCGGCGCTCGAGCGTTCGCTGCCGGTGGCGGTCTGCCTCGACCTGAAGATGCCGGGGATGAGCGGCCTCGAGGTCCTGGTGAAGGCCCGCGAGCGCAATCGCGACGTCCCGGTGGTGATCCTCACCGGCCTGGCCGAAGTCGACGTGGTGGTGCAGGCGATGCAGCTCGGGGCGTTCGACTTCCTGGTCAAGCCGGTCGAGGTCACCAAGCTCGTCACCACCGTGCGCAACGCTGCCGAGCGCTATCGGATGAGCCGGCGCCTCGCCGAGCTCGAGCGCGAGATGGCCTTCCACGGCCACCCGACCATCGCCGGCCGTTCGATCGTCATGCGGGACCTCTTCCGCCAGATCGACCGGGTCGCCGGGACCGACGTGACCGTCCTCCTGGTCGGGGAAAGCGGCACCGGCAAGGAGCTGGTGGCCCGCGCCATCCACGCGGCCAGCCCGCGCGCCGGCGGCCAGTTGGTGGCGCTCAACTGCGCGGCGATCCCCGAGAGCCTGCAGGAGTCGGAGCTCTTCGGCCACGAGCGCGGCGCCTTCACCGGCGCGATGGAACGGCGCAAGGGGCGCTTCGAGCTGGCCGACGGGGGAACGCTCTTTCTCGACGAAGTCGCCGAGCTCTCGGCGAGCGCCCAGGCCAAGCTCCTGCGCGTGCTCGAGGAGAAAAGCTTCACCCGGCTCGGCGGCGCTGCGGACCTCCGTTCCGATTTCCGCCTGTTGGCCGCCACCCACCAGAACCTCGAGAGCCTCGTGGCGACGCGACGCTTCCGCGAGGATCTGTACTTCCGGGTCGCAGTCTTCGAGATCGTCCTGCCGCCCTTGCGCGAGCGCGGCGAGGATGTCCTCTTGCTCGCCGCCAAGTTCGCCGCCGATTTCGGCACGGCGGCCGGACGCCCGGCGATGCGGCTCGCGGCCGAGGCCGCCGACCTGCTGCGCGGCTACTCCTGGCCGGGCAACGTGCGGGAGCTGGAGAACGCCATCCAGCGGGCGGTGGTGGTCTGCGACGGCGAGGTGATCCGCCCGTCCGACCTGCCCGACCGCGTGCGGCAGACGGCGGCACCGCGGCCGGTCGCCGTCGCTGACCCGGTCCGCGCTGCGGAACGTCCGGTCGCTCCGCTGCCGGCTCCGCCGACTTCTCTGCCGGACGAGCCGGTCACGCTCGCCGAGCTCGAGCGACGCGCCATCGAGTCGGCGATGCGGCAGAGCGCCGGCAACCTCACCCTGGCGGCGCAACGGCTCGGGATCGGCCGCTCGACGCTCTACCGCAAGGTGCGGGAGCTGCGTCTCGACGGCGCTTCCGACGCCGCCGCGCTCGATCCTCTGCCCTCTCCCAACTGATCCCCCCCGAGCGCCCTTTGCCTCCCGCCCGCCGGGGTGGGGTCGAGGGGGGTGGCGCGTGTTAGAACGGTTCTCCACCCGGGACGCATCCCGGAGGAGCAACGCATGAGCAATCGCAAGATGGTCACGATCGACGCCAACGAGGCCGTGACCTCGGTGGCGCACCGCACCAACGAAGTCATCGCGATCTACCCGATCACTCCCGCCTCGAACATGGGCGAGTTCGCCGACGCGTGGTCGGCCGAAGGACGCAAGAACCTCTGGGGCGTCGTCCCCGAGGTGATCGAGATGCAGTCCGAAGGAGGCGCCGCGGGAGCGGTCCACGGCGCCCTCCAGGCAGGTTCGCTGTCGACGACGTTCACCGCCGCCCAGGGCCTGCTGTTGATGATCCCCAACATGTACAAGATCGCCGGCGAGCTGACGCCGTTCGTGCTGCACGTGGCGGCGCGCACGGTGGCGACGCACGCGCTGTCGATCTTCGGCGACCACTCCGACGTCATGGCGGCGCGGCAGACCGGCTTCGCGATGCTCTGCTCCGGGTCGGTGCAGGAGGCGCACGACTTCGCGGCGATCGCCCAGGCGGCCACCCTCGAGTCGCGGGTCCCCTTCGTCCACTTCTTCGACGGCTTCCGCACCTCCCACGAGGTGGCCAAGGTCGAAGAGCTCGCCGACGACGACCTGCGCCACCTCCTCTCCGAGGACGCGATCCGTGAGCACCGTCAGCGGGCGCTGACGCCCGACGGCCCGGTGCTGCGCGGCTCGGCGCAGAACCCCGACACCTTCTTCCAGGCGCGCGAGGCGTGCAACGGCTACTACCTCGCCTGCCCGGGCAAGGTGCAGAAGGCGATGGATCTCTTTGCCGGCATCGTCGGGCGGAGCTACCACCTCTTCGACTACGTCGGCGACCCCGACGCCGAGCGGGTGATCGTGATGATGGGCTCGGGCGCCGAGGTGGCGCACGAGACCGTCGCCTGGCTGCGCGGGCGGGGCGAGAAGGTCGGCGTGCTCAAGGTGCGCCTCTACCGTCCGTTCGACGCCTCGGCCTTCCTCGGCGCTCTCCCGGCGACGACGCGCGCCATCGCCGTCCTCGACCGCACCAAGGAGCCGGGCGCCCCGGGCGATCCGCTCTACCTCGACATCGTCACCGCGCTCAACGAGGCGCGTGTCGAGGGGCGGACGCCGTTCGCCGTCGAGCCGCGAGTCGTGGCCGGCCGCTTCGGGCTCTCCTCGAAGGAGTTCACCCCGGCGATGGTCAAGGCGGTGTTCGACAACCTGGCCGCCGCCAAGCCGCGCAACCATTTCACCATCGGCATCGTCGACGACGTCACCCACCTGTCGCTGCCCTACGACACCGAGCTCGACATCGAGCCGGACGACGTGCGGCGCTGCATCTTCTTCGGTCTCGGCTCCGACGGCACGGTGGGCGCGAACAAGAACTCGATCAAGATCATCGGCGAAGAGACCGACAACTTCGCCCAGGGCTACTTCGTCTACGACTCGAAGAAGGCGGGCGCGATCACCATTTCGCACCTGCGCTTCGGGCCGCAGCCGATCCGCTCGAGCTATCTGGTGCGCCAGGCCAACTTCGTCGCCTGCCACCAGACGGAGTTCCTCGACAAGTACGAGATGGTCGAGCTGGCGGCGCCCGGCGGCATCTTCCTGCTCAACACCGCCCACGGTCCGGAGACGGTGTGGGA
This genomic window from Holophagales bacterium contains:
- a CDS encoding sigma-54-dependent Fis family transcriptional regulator, which codes for MRDLILVTDDDRLQRALLRDVLEDAGYQVETCANGSECLAALERSLPVAVCLDLKMPGMSGLEVLVKARERNRDVPVVILTGLAEVDVVVQAMQLGAFDFLVKPVEVTKLVTTVRNAAERYRMSRRLAELEREMAFHGHPTIAGRSIVMRDLFRQIDRVAGTDVTVLLVGESGTGKELVARAIHAASPRAGGQLVALNCAAIPESLQESELFGHERGAFTGAMERRKGRFELADGGTLFLDEVAELSASAQAKLLRVLEEKSFTRLGGAADLRSDFRLLAATHQNLESLVATRRFREDLYFRVAVFEIVLPPLRERGEDVLLLAAKFAADFGTAAGRPAMRLAAEAADLLRGYSWPGNVRELENAIQRAVVVCDGEVIRPSDLPDRVRQTAAPRPVAVADPVRAAERPVAPLPAPPTSLPDEPVTLAELERRAIESAMRQSAGNLTLAAQRLGIGRSTLYRKVRELRLDGASDAAALDPLPSPN